The Microterricola viridarii nucleotide sequence CTCGACCCCAAGCTGAGGACCTCATGACCACTCGAAACGACTCGACCGTCGCCATCGCGACCGCGCCGCCGCGCACCGTGCGCCCGTCCCGGCTGCGCGCCATCCGGCAGTCGCTCTCCACCCCTGGCGCACTCTTCGGCATCAGCTGGCTGCTGCTGATCGTCGTCGCCTCCTTCACCGCCCCGCTCTGGTCGCCGTACGGGCCGAACGAGCAGACCGGCAGCGGGGCGCTGACCGGCCCGAGCGCCGCGCACTGGCTCGGCACCGACGACCTCGGCCGCGACGTGCTCACCCGCATCTTCACTGCCGGTGCGGATGCCATCGCCACCTCGGCCCTCGGCGCCGTCGTCGCACTGACCGTCGCCATCCCGCTCGCCCTCTGGGCCGCCTCGCGCGGACGAGGCACCGAGACCGTGATCAACCGGGTCACGGAGATCGCCATGTCGATCCCCGTCATCATCATCATGCTGACCGTGGTCGGGATCGTCGGCACCAACCTGCCGCTGATCATGGTGATCCTCGGCCTGGTGATCTCCACCGGCATGTACCGCGTGCTGCTCGGGCAGGCGAAGTCGTTGCAGTCCCAGCTCTACGTCGACGCGGCCTTCGTCGACGGCCTCACCGCACCCCGGGTGAGCGGGCGGCATGTGCTCCCAGGGCTCACGACCACGATCATGGTGCAGTTTGCCCTGGTCTTCTCCATCGGGCTGATGATCCAGACCGGGCTCGCGTTCATCGGCTTCGGGCCGCCCGTTCCCGCCCCGAGCTGGGGTGGCATGATCCAGAACGCCTCAACGCACATCTACGACGCCCCCTGGCTGATGGTGCCGACCGGCGTGGTGCTGATCCTCACGGTGTTCGCCGCCAACTCGATCGGCGACGCGCTGAGCGGGCCGCGGGAGAAGGCGCCGGTGCGCGCGAGCACGCGCAGCCCGCGCGCCCGGCGGGCCGCGGCATCCGCCGGCAACACGGAACCCACAGGCGGCGCCCCCGCCGCCGCATCGTCTGCGACGGAACCCGCGCTGCGCGTGCAGGGCCTGCACGTGGGGCTGGACGACGGGACGACCCTTGTCAGCGATGTGTCGTTCGCAGTCGGTGCCGGGCGGGTGCTCGGCCTGGTCGGGGAGTCCGGCTGCGGCAAGACGCTCACCTCGCTCTCGCTGATCGGCCTGCTGCCGACCGCGGTGGCCACCACGGCCGGCTCGATCCTGTGGAACGGCCGCGACATCGCCGCCCTCAGCGAGCAGGAGCTGCTCCGGGTGCGCGGGCGCGAGATCGCGTTCATCGCCCAGGAGCCGATGCGCGCCCTCGACCCGATGTTCTCCATCGGCTCGCAGCTGACCGGGGCCGTGCAGCGCCTGCGCTCCGTTCCCAAGCGGGAGGCCGGGGCCATCGCGACCGCGCTGCTCGAACAGGTCGGCATCGTCGACGCCGCGCGCGTGCTCACCTCCTACCCGCACGAGATCTCGGGCGGAATGGCGCAGCGCGTCGCCATCGCCCTGGCCCTGGCCGGCCGGCCGCGTCTGCTCATCGCCGACGAGCCAACCACCTCGCTCGATGTCACGGTGCAGGCCGAGATCCTCTCCCTGCTGCGCCAGATCATCGCAGAGGAGGGCATGACGATGGTCATGGTCACGCACGACCTCGGCGTCGTCGCCGACATCTGCGACGACGTCGCGGTGATGTACGCCGGGCAGATCGTGGAGACCGGGGCCGTGCGCTCCGTGCTGCTCGAACCGGCGCACCCGTACACGAAGGCGCTGCTCGGCGCCGACCCGCACGCCACAGTGAACGGCGGCCCGAAGCGCCGGCTGGTGTCGATTCCCGGACAGGTTCCCGCGCCCCGCGACTGGCCGAGCTCGTGCCGCTTCGCCCAGCGCTGCGAATTCGCCACGGCGGCCTGCTCTGGCAGCGTGCCGCTAACCCCGCGGCCCAGCGGGGCCGGCCTCAGCCGCTGCATCCGCGCCGAGGAGCTCTTCGCCCGCCCAACCTCCAGCCTCCCGGCGCACGCCGCCGCCTTGAAAGAGCAGGTCGACCGATGACTCTCCTCAGCCCGCAGAGCCTCGCGTCGGATGCCGCGGCCCAGCCCGTCCTCGAGGTCGAGAATCTCGTCATCCGCTATGGCCGCGCGACCCGCCGCCCGACCGGACCGGCGGCCGTCGACGGCGTCAGCTTCACTATCCGGCCCGGCGAGACCCTCGGCCTGGTCGGCGAATCGGGGTCGGGCAAGACGACGATCGGCAAGGCCATCCTCGGCCTGCAAGCCGTCACCTCCGGCTCGATCCGCTTCGAGGGCCAGCAGATCGACGGGCTGAAACCGCGTGCCCGCCGCGTGCTCGCCACCAAGCTCCGAGCCGTCTTCCAAGATCCGTACTCTTCGCTGAACCCCCGGCTGTCCATCGGCGACTCGCTGGCCGAGCCGCTGCTGGTCAGCGGGGTGCGCCGAGAGGAGGCGCAGCTGCGCGCCGAGGACATGCTCGAGCAGGTCGGGCTGCCGCGGGACGCGGTCACCCGTCTGCCGCGCCAGTTCTCCGGCGGCCAGCGCCAGCGCATCGCCGTCGCCCGCGCCCTGATCACCCGGCCCAGCCTCGTCGTCTGCGACGAGCCGGTCAGCGCCCTGGACCTCTCCACGCAGGCGCAGGTGTTGAACCTGCTCGCCGACCTCCGCGACGAGCTCGGCCTCAGCTACCTGTTCATCGCCCACGACATGGCGGTCGTGCGCATGCTCGCGCAACGCGTGATCGTGCTGTACCGCGGACAGGTGATGGAGGAAGGTTCCACGGCCGCCGTGATGGATGACGCGCGCCACCCCTTCACCCAGGCGCTCCTGGCCGCCTCGCCTGTGCCCGACCCGATCGCGCAGGCCGAGCGCCGCCGGCTGCGGGAGTCCCGCCTGGTCGACGGTGCCTCGGCGTCATCCATCTCGGCGACCGGCTGCCCGTTCGCGGCGCGCTGCCCGATGGCGACCGAGCTGTGCCGCACGGAACGCCCCGCACTGCGGCCGGCCGCCACGTCGCTGGCGGCCTGCCACTACGCGTGACCGGCGCAGCGCCACACCGACCACACACCATGCAACGCCAAGGAGCCCCAGTGTCACTTTCGCCATCGACAACCGTCGCGAGCCTCACCGCCGACCTCGCACCGAGCGGTCCCTTCGTCGGCGGAGCGACCCCGAGGCTTTCCTGGCGCACAGAGAGCGACGCCGCCGACTGGCTGCAGCGCAGCGCGGAACTGGAGATCCAGCGGGGCCGCGAGACACACCTGGCTGTGCAGGAGAGTGGCGACTCGAGTCTCGTCAACTGGCCGTTCGCACCCATCGAGCCCAGGGAGCAGGTGATCGTGCGGGTGCGTGTGACCGGCACCGACGGCGTCAGCTCGCCGTGGAGCAGCCCACTCGAGCTCGTCGGCGGGTTCCTGTCGGCGGGGGAGTGGCGCGCGCAGATGATCGGCGCAGCGGATGCCGCAGAGCCGGGCGCCCCGTTCCTCGCCCGCCGCACGCTCAGCGTGACGGGCGCCGTCGCGCGCGCCACGCTCTACGCGGCCGGCCACGGTGTCTACCAGGCCGCCGTCAACGGCCGCGACGTCGACGACCACGTGATGAAGCCGGGCTGGACCGGCTACGCCCGTCGGCTGACCCACGAGACGAGCGACGTGACGGCGCTGCTCCTGCCGGGCGCCAACGAGATCACCGTGCGGGTGGCCGCCGGCTGGTACGCGGAGCGGCTGCGGCTGTTCGGCCCGCCGAAGGCCTTCTACGGAGAGCAGCCGGCCGTCGCGGCACAGCTCGTCATCGAGTACACCGACGGGCGCACGGAGACGCTCGCCACCGACGGTTCCTGGGAGTCCACCCTCGACGGGCCGCTGCGCGCCAGCGGCCTCTACGCGGGCGAGCACGTCGACTCCCGGCGTGCACATGCATTCGGCGTGGAGACGGGCTGGCTGCCCGTGCGGGTGGACGGTGCGAGCATCGTGCCACGGATGAGCACGCAGCCGCCGGTGCGGGCCATCGAGGAGGTGCCGGTGCAGCAGGTCATCACCGCGCCGAGCGGCGCCGTCATCCTGGACTTCGGCCAGAACCTCGTCGGGGTGCTCCGCATCAGCGTGAACGGCGCGGCCGGCGACACCGTCACGCTGCGCCATGCGGAGGTGTTGGAGAACGGCGAGCTGGGCACCCGCCCGCTGCGCGAGGCGCAGGCGACGGACAGCTTCGTCTGCGACGGCTCCGGCCCACAGACGTGGCAGCCCGAGTTCACGTTCCACGGCTTCCGCTACGCCGAGGTGAGCGGGTGGCCGGGCGAGCTCGACCCCTCCGACGTCGTGGCCGTCGTGCTGCACACCGACATGACCCGCACCGGCTGGTTCCACAGCTCGGATGCCACCCTCGACCGCTTCCATGAGAACGTGGTGTGGGGCATGCGCGGCAACTTCCTCTCCATCCCGACCGACTGCCCGCAGCGCAATGAGCGCCTCGGCTGGACGGGCGACATCGGGGTCTTCGCCCCCACCGCGAGCTACCTCTACGACTGCCGGTCGATGCTGGCATCCTGGCTCGAGGACCTCGCCATCGAGCAGCAGGCCTCCAACGGCGTCGTGCCGTTCTTCGTGCCCTCCTACGACCCGGCCATCGCCGCGGCGGCCGGGTGGGGCGACGCGGCGACGGTCGTGCCGTGGGCCCTGTACGAGCGCTTCGGCGACGCCGGCGTGCTGGCCGAGCAATACCAGAGCATGGCGTCCTGGGTGGACACCATCGCGGCGCTCGCCGGGCGGCGCCACCTCTGGGAGGGCGGCTTCCAGTTCGGTGACTGGCTCGACCCTGACGCCCCGCCGGAGAGCCCCGCGAAGGCGAAGGCCGACCCCGACGTCGTCGCGACCGCGTACCTCTGGCGCAGCTCCGACATCCTGGCCAAGGCCGCGGCCGTGCTCGGGCACACCGCGGACGCCACACGCTACCGCGAGCTCGCCGAGCGGGTCCGCACGGCCTTCCTGCGGGAGTACGCGACGGATGCCGGCCGTCTCGTCTCGGACTCCGCGACACCCTACGGCCTCGCGATCGTCTTCGGCCTGGCCAGAGACGAAGCCCAGCGGCAGCAGTTCGGCGATCGGCTCGCCGCACTCGTGCGCTCCTCCGGCTATCTGATCAGCACCGGCTTCCTGGGCACACCGCTCATCACCGATGCCCTGACCAGCACCGGCCACCACGACGCAGCCGCCCGGCTGCTGTTCCAGACGCAGTGCCCGTCCTGGCTCTACCAGGTGCGGATGGGGGCCACGACGGTCTGGGAGCGCTGGGACAGCATGCTCGAGGACGGCTCGATCAACCCGGGCCAGATGACCAGCTTCAACCACTACTCGCTGGGATCCGTCGCCGACTGGATGCACCGTGAGCTCGGCGGGCTCTCGCCCATCGAGCCCGGCTACCGGCGGATCCGGATCGCACCGCGGCCGGTGCCGCAGTTGCAGCACGCGCAGACGGAGCACGACACGCCATACGGGCGGGCGGCATCCGGCTGGGAGCGCACCGCGGCCGGCCTCGTCGTGACCGCGGTCATCCCGCCGAACACGCGCGCCGAGGTGCTCCTGCCCGGGGCCGCCAGCCCGTTCGAGGTCGGGTCCGGGCGGCACGAGTGGCGGCTGGACGGGCACGAGGAGTCCGGGCAGCTGCCGAACCACGAGCTCGGTTCGCAGACGCCGCTGGCCGAGCTCATCGATGACGAGCAGGCGTTCAGCGCCATCATCGAGGCCATCGAGTCCGTGGACGTGGACCGGGCGCGGGCGTTCCACCGCGAGACGAAATGGCGCGGGGACACCAGCCTCGGCGACGTCTCCTTCTTCCTGCAGGGCCCGGTCGGGCAGAGCGTAACCGCGGCCATCGCAGCGCTCAATGCGGCGCGCGCGCGGGCGAGGGCGGGCAATTGAGCCGTCCAATCCTGCCGGGCTTCCACCCGGATCCCACGATCTGCCGCGTCGGGGATGATTTCTACCTGGCCACGTCGAGCTTCGAGTACTTTCCGGGTGTCCCGCTCTTCCACAGCACCGACCTGCTCACCTGGACGCAGCTCGGCAACGTGCTGGACCGGCCATCCCAGCTGCCGTTGACCGCGCAGTCCGGCGGAATCTTCGCGCCGACGCTGCGACACCACGACGGCCGCTTCTGGATGGTCACCACCCAGATCGACCGCATTGCAGATGGCCACCTCATCGTCACGGCCACCGACCCGGCCGGGCCGTGGTCCGAGCCGGTCTTCACAACGGGCACGCTCGGCATCGACCCCGACCTGGCCTGGGACGATGACGGCGTCTGCCACCTGAGCTGGACACGGTTCTCGCCGACTGGCAGCGAGATCGTGCAGGCTCGCCTCGACCCGGAATCCGGAGCGCTGCTCTCCGAGCCGAAACCGCTCTGGAACGGCACCGGGCTCGCCCATGCCGAGGGGCCGCACCTCCACCGCCGCGGCGACTGGTGGTACCTGCTCATCGCCGAGGGCGGCACGGAGCGCGGCCACGCCGTCTCGATCGCCCGCTCGCGTGCCATCGACGGGCCGTTCGAGTCGAACCCGGCGAACCCGATCCTCTCCCACCGCAGCACCGATCACCCCGTGCAGAACACCGGCCACGCCGACCTCGTCGAGCTGCCGAACGGCGAGTGGGCGATGGTCTACCTCGGCGTGCGCCCGCGCGGCATGACCCCGGGCTTCCACGTGAACGGTCGGGAGACCTTCCTCGCCGGCATCGACTGGGTCGACGACTGGCCCGTTGTCGACGAGTCACGCCATGTGGCGCCGCCCGCGCAGACCGACTTCGTCGATCGCTTCGAGGCCGACGAGCTGGACCCGCGGTGGATCTCGTCCGGCGGCCCGGCCGGGGCATGGCTCCCGCGGGGAGTGGCCGGCGCAGTGACGGTGCCGCCGCTGCGCGAGGCGCCCGACGCGTTCCTCGGCGTGCGCACCCGCGACGAGCGCTGGCAGGCCGAGCTCACCGTCGCCGCCGGCGATGCCGCCCTCGTGCTGCGCCTCGACGCGGCCCACCTGGTGCGGGTCGAGACGGATGCCGGCTGCATCCGTGCCATCGCCCGGATCGGCGGCATCGACATCCCGCTCGGGGAGGAGACGCGGACGGCCGAGTGCGTCGTCCTTGCCATCAGGGCCGACGACGCACCGACGGGCATCGGCGTGCGCAGCGGCCCCGACATTCTGCGCCTCGGCGTCGTGCTGGCCGGCGTCTTCGCCGAGCTGGCCAGCCTCGACGGCCGGTACGTCTCGACCGAGGTTGCCGGTGGGTTCACCGGCCGCGTCATCGGTTTCTCGCCCGCAGCGCGCGGCGGCACGATCAGCACCTTCGCCACCCACCGAATCGAAGAGGACGACGCATGAGCATCATCACCATCCCCGAGACAGGCTACGTTTTCCCGCAGTTCCGCCCGCCGGTCTCCGCGGGCCGCTCGCCGGTTCCTGCCGGAACGACGGCACATCTCGGCCTGAGCTACGCGCTGCTGGAGGGCTATCGCGAGTTGGGCCTCGACCTGTACGTCCCGACGGATCGCCCCGGCCCGGTTCCCTGCGTCATCTGGATCCACGGTGGGGCCTGGCTGAGTGGCGACCGGCGCTACTTCCCCGACATCTGGCCGGAGGGGATCGTGTTCGACGGGCTCATCGCGCGCGGCTATGCCGTCGCGACCATCGACTACCGGCATGCGCGCGAGGCGAGCTTCCCCGCGCAGCTGCACGACGCCAAGGCGGCCGTGCGCTACCTGCGGCACTTCGCCGCGGAGCTCGGCATCGACCCGACGCGTTTCGCCGTGTGGGGAGAGTCGGCCGGTGGCCATCTCGCGGCCCTCGTCGGCCTGGTATCCGGCCGGCCAGAGCTCGAGGGCTCGATCGGGGTCGCGGAGGGCGACAGCTCCGTGTCGGCCGTCGTCGACTGGTACGGCGTCAGCGACGTGGCCACGATGCCCGCCTTCGCCGACGCGGCCCTCCCGGATGCCGACCCCCACGCCGAGGCGGAGGGCGCCTGGCGCGGCGAGGAGCCGATCGACGTGGTGCTCGCAGGGGTGGCCGACCGTGAGGCGGCGGAGCGGGACTTCTCTCCCGTGAGCCATGTCTCGGCCTCCGCCCCGCCGTTCCTCCTCGTGCACGGTGACTCCGACGGGCTCGTGCCCATCGGGCAGAGCGTGCTGCTGCATGAGCGCCTGCGCGCCGCCGGCGCACCGGTGCACTTCCACCCCGTCCCGGGTGCCGACCACGTCTGGATCGGCGTCGACATGCAACCGCTCGTGACCGAGGCACTCGACTTCCTCGAGGGGGTGCTGGGCGGCTAGACGAGACGCCGCGCTCCGGGCCCTCGCCGTTCGTGCAGGCGCAGCTTGGCCAGCATGTCGCCGACGATGAGCCGGAAGTCGATGTCACGGTAGACCCGGCGCTCCGCGCGGCCGGGCACGGCGGGCGCCTCGTCATACGCGCTGGAGAGGTCGCTCAGCGCGGTGATCAGCACGGACGGGCTATCGCCGAGGGGCCAGTTGTCGGCCAACTCGATGAAGTCGGGAATCGGCAGCGCCACGAAGCGCTCCCACAGCCAGGCGCCGAGCGGGCCGCTGCCGCCGAGATCGTGTTCCAGCTCGGCGACCGAGTAGGTGCAGCGGCGGTAGGTCTCAGCGGGGAACTGCAGGACAGAGAGCTCCGCGTGACCCAGCACAAACTCGGCGGCGTCCGGGTCGGTGTCCCGGTTGTACTCCGGCGCCGCGGGGTCCACGGTCCCGCCGATCCAGACGAGTGTCAACGTCGCCGCGATATCCGGCGCGTGGCGGAGCGCCTGCGCGACGTTGGTCAGGGGCCCGCCGCAGACGAGGAACAGCGGCAGGGCGTCGGCGCGTCTGGCCTCGACGACGATGGCCTCGGCGGCAGCGGAGGGAACCTCCACGCCGCGGTCGGCGTCGTAGGAGCTCTCGCTGCCCGCCCACACTCGGGGCGGCAGTGGCAGCGACATCAGCGCGATCAGTTCTTCGGCAAGCCGGGCACCATCGGCGGCCGACGTCGGCGCCTGGAACATCGGGCTGATATGCGAGCTGGTCACGGCGACGACGCGGTTGGCCGGGGAGAGGAGGTGGTGGGCGAGCGCGACCAGCCCGTCGGGGTCGCCTGACCAGTCGTTGTCGATGACGACCCGGCACCGCTCGGCCACGTGCAGCGACGACTTCTGTGGCATTCGGTGGTTCCTCTCCCCCGCTGTACTTCCCGCGCCGTCCCGGCGCGGGTTGGTTGCTCCCGTGTGGCCTAGGCGGCCACGGCAGCGCGCTGGGCGGCGACGATCCCGGCGTAGACGCCGGCGCTCGGCTTGGCCGTGCGCTCGAAGGTGGTGCGGTCCACGGAGTGCAGGCCGAGCTGGTGGCCGTAGCCGAAGACCCACTCGAAGTTGTCCATCAGGGTCCAGTGGCAGTAGCCGAGCACGGGCACGCCGTCGGAGATGGCCTCCAGGAGCCCCGCAAGCGAGGGTTCGATGAAGGCAGCGCGCACTGCATCGTCGGGGGTGCTCGCACCATGCTCGGTGACGAGGACCGGCACGCCGCTCACCGCGTGGGCGTAGCGAGCGGCGCCGCCGAGGGAGGCCGCATCCACGGCGGATCCCATCTCGTTGATGATGGAGCCCGCGGCAGGGGGCAGCTGGCCGTCGGGCCCGAACCAGAGACGCTCGTAGTTCTGCACGCCGATGAAGTCGTCCGTGCGGGCCAGGCGCAGCCAGTGGTCGTAGACGTCCGCGCGCTTGGCGTCGCGGGTGGACTCCCCGCCCTCCGCCGCACAATCGTCGGAGATCGCGATCGAGAGGCCCACCGGCAGCTCGGGGCGGCGCTGCTTGATCGCGGCCTTGGCCGCCAGGTGGGCGTTCGTCATCCCGATCTGCATGGCGTCGAAGTCCTCCGCGACCATGACGTTGCCCGAGCGGTACTTCTCGACACCGGCGGCGGCGGATGCCGCGTCCAGCGTGGCCCTGGTGAGGTCGGCGACGAAGGCGGGCAGACCAGCCCAGGCAAGCATCTGCGGCAGGTTTGGCTCGTTGAAGGTCACGGCCGCCGCGATCCGGTCGCCGAAACGGTCCATCACCACGCCGCAGAACCGCGCGAACAACGCCGGCGCCTCGGCGTCGAGCCAGGCGCCGCGCTTCGCGAACCAGTGCGGCTGGGTGAAGTGGCTGAAGGTGACGAGCGGGGCGAGCCCGCGCTCGATGCACCCGTTGACAACGGCCTCGTAGTGGGCCAGCGCCTCCTCGTTGAACTCGCCATTGGCGGGCTCGATCCTGGCCCACTCCACCGAGAAGCGGTAGGCGTTCAGCCCCATCCCGGCGACGAGGTCGAGATCCTCGCTCCAGCGCTCGTAGCCCATGCAGGCCGGGCCGGAGGGCTCGGCGAAGACTGTGGGTGTGACGTTCTCCAGGAACCAGGTGTCGCTGTCGCGGTTGTCTCCCTCGCTCTGGTGGCCTGCCGTTGCCACGCCCCAGAAGAATGGTGCGGGATAGATGCCGAGAACCATGGGATACCACTTCCTAGTCTGAGAAAGGCAGCGCGTGCCGATGACGCGGCCTGTCGGCCGCTGGCTGCGCGAGCGGTTCGACGTACTCAGGTTCGCGGAGCTGAGTACCCAATGCACTCGGGATTCCGTTGATTGGGAGAACCGGGACGTGCACCACCGGGCCGGGCACCACGCCGGCCCGCACCCGGCGGGCCCGACCCCGCTGCGTCTCCTCCGCTGCGCCTGCCAGCAGCCCCTACTCCGCGGGCACCGACCGGGCCTGTGCCCGATTCCCCGGCCGGCGCGCGCCGCGAGCCCAGGGGAGCGCCAGCAGGAGCCCGAGCAGGATCAACACACCGCCGGCCGCGGCCGCGTACCACGGCGTCGCCAGGGGGATCTCGAGGTAGACCGTCAGGCCGAGGATGCGCGAGAGCCCCCACGGCAGCAGAGACATCTCGTCGTTCCAAGCGGTGAGCGCCTGCTCCAGCCCGATCGCGCCGAGGAAGCCGCCCAGGGCTGCGAGCACGAAGCCGGAGGCGGCGAGAACCGTCCCCGTTGCCCGACGTGCGCCGATCTGGCCGCCGAGCGCCCACGCGGCGGCGACGATCACCCAGAGGAACAGGGCGAAACCGAGCGTGATGTAGGCCGTCCGTGCGAGTGGGTCGGTCCAGAAGCCGAACCAGTAGTAGCCGGGCCCGCGCACGGCGAGCACCGCCAGCAGCAGCAGCGTGCGCAGCAGGACGGCCCCACCCGCCGCCGCGATGATCGGCCAGGCCGAGCGCCGACGGAGTGCGAGCGCGATGACCGCGGCGAACAGCAGCCAGGCCGCCGTGGTGAACAACACGTGTGACGGCGCCAGGAACCAGGTGTAGATGCCGCGGCTGAGCAGCAGCAGGGTCGCCGGCACGGCGACGAGCAGCACCCGTGAGCCGGTGGAGAGGCCGGCGACGGCATCCGCCGCGCGCCACGGGCACGTGCCGGCGAGCCACAGCGCCCGCGCCGCCGCGGCGCCCGGCCAGGACGCGAAGCGCGGCCAGCGGGCCAGCATGCCGAGCGCGAGCCAGAGCACCAGCAGCGCGCCGGCCACCCGGGCCAGCCACGCCATCGGCAGGTCGAGGGACGCCCGCGTCTCGCCGATTCGAGCCGCCGTCAGGTTGAAGGCGGGCAGCTCGATCGAGGTGCCGTAGCGGGCCTCATGCTCGGCCGCGAAGCCGTCGAACGCCGTGCGGGCGGCCGCCCACTGCTCCCGCGCCTCGGCGGAGCCGGTGTCGAGCCACTGGCTGTGCCGCAACACCATGGTGCGGTAGGAGCCGAGCGTCTCGAACAGGTTCACCTGGTAGTCGAGGGTGTCCACGAACTGCGCGTGCAGCGCTGGGTCCTTCCACGTCGACGGGTCGGATGCCGCCACGGCGTCGCGCATCGAGACGGCGGTGCGCACGGCGTCGGCGCCGCCGGCGATGGCGGCCTCGAGCTCTGCGCGGCTCACCTCGTAGATCACCGAGAGCACGGCGCTGTCGCCGGTGAGGATGTCCCACTCGAAGATCCACATCATGGGCGGCGGCTCGAGACCGAGCGCCTCGACCCGTTGCTCGGCGAACGGCCCGATGTAGAGGCCGGCGGTCACGGCATCCCGGGACTGGGACATCGCCGTCGCCAGGGTCTGCGCGGTGGCCGGGTCATCGGAGAACCACTCGTGGATCCAATCGGCCGTGATCCGCGCCGGATCCTGCTCCGGGTCACGGGCCAGCCGCACCGCGAGCTCGGTGTTCAGCTCGTAGAGCTGCCAGAAGCCGGCCTTCAGTTCGAGCGTCAGGGGGCCGGCACGCCACGGCCCACCGTCCTGGGTCCAGGTCCAGATCCCCTCGACCTGCGGGTTGGCGGCGATGAAGTGGGTGAGCGCGCTCTGGTAGAGCGAGCCGAGGTCGTTCGGCAGTGCGCCGAAGGCCTCGAACTCGCGCCGGCTCTGAAACTCGACGATGCGCCGCTGGCTGCCGGACTCCAGCGTGGTGTTCAACGGCAGGTAGCTGTAGAAGTCGCCGAGCGTGTACTTCGTCGAGACGACGAGCGCCGGCGAGTCGATGCCGTCGAGCACCTGGGCGTAGGAGTCGGGATTCGTGTGCATGTCGCCGACCGCGCCGACACCGACACTCCAGGAGCGGAAGATCACCTCGCGCCCGGCCGACTCGGCCTGCGCGCTGAACGTGGTGAGCATGGCGCGCACCGCGTCGACCGAGGTCACGGCCAGGTCAGAGTAGTAGTCCCACCCCGGCAGGTCGTAGACCCGGCCGGCCTCGCCGATGCGCACGACAACGCCGTCGACGGCGGGCAGGGCGGTGTACAGCTCGTCGAGCCCGGCCCGGTAGACGTCCCAGAACGCCGAGTCGTCAGTCGCGAGGCCGCCAAAGCTCCGCTCGAAGTACTGGGCGAGCGGATCGCTCAGCGCGAGCATGTCGGTGCGCATGTACACCTTCATGCCCAGCTCCTGTGCGTCGTCGAAGAGCGGGCCGAAGGCCCGCTGCATCGCGAGTGCGCGCTCGCGGTGTGGGTCTCCGGCCGGGTACACGGCCGCGCCGTCCTCGACACCGTCGAAGGTGACGTACTCAATGAAGCCGGGCACGGCAATCGCGTTGTAACCGAGGGCGAGGGAGTGGCGAACGAAGGCGTGGAACTCGCTCGTCGCCTGCGCCATCTCCTCGGCATCGATGTAGGGCGCCTCGGCGAGCATCACGTCTTTGAACGCGTTGGAGTTGTGGGAGTAGTCGGTGCCCGTCGCGTAGGCCGCGGCATCCGCCTTCACACCGACTGCGCCGAGGTCGACCATGCGAAACGGCAGGGCGGAGTCGATGGTGCGGCCGAGGTTCTCGGTGATGGGGCGGCCGGCCCGCACCGCGGCGGCCAGGTCATAGACGCCGAGCACGGCGCCGGCGCGGCTGGGCGCGGTGATGGTGATCGCCTGCTCCGTGCCCGAGAGCGTATAGCCCTGC carries:
- a CDS encoding dipeptide/oligopeptide/nickel ABC transporter permease/ATP-binding protein, producing MTTRNDSTVAIATAPPRTVRPSRLRAIRQSLSTPGALFGISWLLLIVVASFTAPLWSPYGPNEQTGSGALTGPSAAHWLGTDDLGRDVLTRIFTAGADAIATSALGAVVALTVAIPLALWAASRGRGTETVINRVTEIAMSIPVIIIMLTVVGIVGTNLPLIMVILGLVISTGMYRVLLGQAKSLQSQLYVDAAFVDGLTAPRVSGRHVLPGLTTTIMVQFALVFSIGLMIQTGLAFIGFGPPVPAPSWGGMIQNASTHIYDAPWLMVPTGVVLILTVFAANSIGDALSGPREKAPVRASTRSPRARRAAASAGNTEPTGGAPAAASSATEPALRVQGLHVGLDDGTTLVSDVSFAVGAGRVLGLVGESGCGKTLTSLSLIGLLPTAVATTAGSILWNGRDIAALSEQELLRVRGREIAFIAQEPMRALDPMFSIGSQLTGAVQRLRSVPKREAGAIATALLEQVGIVDAARVLTSYPHEISGGMAQRVAIALALAGRPRLLIADEPTTSLDVTVQAEILSLLRQIIAEEGMTMVMVTHDLGVVADICDDVAVMYAGQIVETGAVRSVLLEPAHPYTKALLGADPHATVNGGPKRRLVSIPGQVPAPRDWPSSCRFAQRCEFATAACSGSVPLTPRPSGAGLSRCIRAEELFARPTSSLPAHAAALKEQVDR
- a CDS encoding oligopeptide/dipeptide ABC transporter ATP-binding protein, with the translated sequence MTLLSPQSLASDAAAQPVLEVENLVIRYGRATRRPTGPAAVDGVSFTIRPGETLGLVGESGSGKTTIGKAILGLQAVTSGSIRFEGQQIDGLKPRARRVLATKLRAVFQDPYSSLNPRLSIGDSLAEPLLVSGVRREEAQLRAEDMLEQVGLPRDAVTRLPRQFSGGQRQRIAVARALITRPSLVVCDEPVSALDLSTQAQVLNLLADLRDELGLSYLFIAHDMAVVRMLAQRVIVLYRGQVMEEGSTAAVMDDARHPFTQALLAASPVPDPIAQAERRRLRESRLVDGASASSISATGCPFAARCPMATELCRTERPALRPAATSLAACHYA
- a CDS encoding family 78 glycoside hydrolase catalytic domain, which produces MSLSPSTTVASLTADLAPSGPFVGGATPRLSWRTESDAADWLQRSAELEIQRGRETHLAVQESGDSSLVNWPFAPIEPREQVIVRVRVTGTDGVSSPWSSPLELVGGFLSAGEWRAQMIGAADAAEPGAPFLARRTLSVTGAVARATLYAAGHGVYQAAVNGRDVDDHVMKPGWTGYARRLTHETSDVTALLLPGANEITVRVAAGWYAERLRLFGPPKAFYGEQPAVAAQLVIEYTDGRTETLATDGSWESTLDGPLRASGLYAGEHVDSRRAHAFGVETGWLPVRVDGASIVPRMSTQPPVRAIEEVPVQQVITAPSGAVILDFGQNLVGVLRISVNGAAGDTVTLRHAEVLENGELGTRPLREAQATDSFVCDGSGPQTWQPEFTFHGFRYAEVSGWPGELDPSDVVAVVLHTDMTRTGWFHSSDATLDRFHENVVWGMRGNFLSIPTDCPQRNERLGWTGDIGVFAPTASYLYDCRSMLASWLEDLAIEQQASNGVVPFFVPSYDPAIAAAAGWGDAATVVPWALYERFGDAGVLAEQYQSMASWVDTIAALAGRRHLWEGGFQFGDWLDPDAPPESPAKAKADPDVVATAYLWRSSDILAKAAAVLGHTADATRYRELAERVRTAFLREYATDAGRLVSDSATPYGLAIVFGLARDEAQRQQFGDRLAALVRSSGYLISTGFLGTPLITDALTSTGHHDAAARLLFQTQCPSWLYQVRMGATTVWERWDSMLEDGSINPGQMTSFNHYSLGSVADWMHRELGGLSPIEPGYRRIRIAPRPVPQLQHAQTEHDTPYGRAASGWERTAAGLVVTAVIPPNTRAEVLLPGAASPFEVGSGRHEWRLDGHEESGQLPNHELGSQTPLAELIDDEQAFSAIIEAIESVDVDRARAFHRETKWRGDTSLGDVSFFLQGPVGQSVTAAIAALNAARARARAGN